tgttttaaagaaaaaaaactacaaagctaaattctcaaccagctcaatattaaaaaaaaatcaacaaaaataattttggaaaaaatcataaaaataatcaaaacaaaaaaaataaaaaaaaataaaccttgtagggaaacactgtagcaattcacaatgttttgtgaggaaagttataattgtaattctcaaccattttaatattaaaaaaataaaatcgacaaagataattttgaaaaaaaaatcataacaaaaaaaatcatgtgaggaaacattgtagcaatccatagtgttttattttttaaaatataaagttaaattctcaaccaactgaatattaaaaaaataaaattgacaaaaataatattagaaaaaaattataaaaaacaaaacaaattataaaaaaaataaaaataatcatgtagggaaacactgtaggaatccacaatgttttgtaagaaaaattacagttgtaattctcaactacttcaatatcaaaaaaataaaattaacaaagataattttagaaaaaatcattaaaaaaattataaggggaaacactataacaattcacagtgttttaaagaaaaaaaaaactaaaaaattaaattttcaaccagctcaatattaaaaaaataaaatcgataaagataattttaaaaaaatcattaaaaatacaaaaaaatacaaaaaaatatataagaaagtaTTATAACAATCCATAatggtttataaaaaataattatagtgcTTTcccatatattttaaagttttgttaatatttcttatcataaaataaataaataaatattttcaagttcATTAACGAAAACCCTTTTGTTCTGAAATCCAATGACCTAGTACCCTTCTacctttttcttaattgaatgcTATGTTCTGATTTTCCCGAGAATCCTATACTAATACACAAACATTTGATTTCGTCCATCTCAATCTTAGCATCAATCTACTCACACGATTATGGCCATTTATTGTTTATGCTTTTGATTTTCCACCTATTCTTTCgattaagaaaatagaaaacataaaacAGTTTCATTAATAAAAGGGTTAGTCCAAATGAATTGCTCTTATACATCactaaaatattatcataattagGATTAATAGTGATAGGTAATAACAATCAAGTCCAGAATATAATCAAGTTAATGATTACTACAATAGCTATTAACAAAACCTAATTAGACTTGAGAAATTATTGTAGCTCCAAATTTGCATTATTCACTCAAATAACGTTACGATGAACAAACTTTGCATTGGCTTAAAAGGATTTTAAAGTCTTTCACATTATTATTTGTCAATTCTATATTGACGAGagacaaacaaatatttttttttatgttgaatgcATAGTAATACGATTATAAAATCCTTAcaagcaaaaaatttaaacccaGTGTCAAAAgatagttttgtatttttacaataattttttttattacaatttaagCTGACagacaatttgatatttgaccgcatataatcaataataaacaattaaaatgtatagtaaacaataaaaatacccttaaaatacaaaaaaaataagcctAAGGTCAAATGGTGTTTTTGGTTCTcataatgggttttttttttgtatttaaaaagtcATCTTAGGGTCATTTTTGTATTTAGCTAaatttaagagagaaaaaaaagatgtgcgCATGTGGCACACCCAAGTTCtataacaaaaatgattgatAATGCAACACCCTTCTTAGATCAACTTCTCTAGCAATATATGTGTCTCACTAGCATTTTCAATCACTTGATATGCTGAGGATGGTCTATTAACAATGTAGTAGGTACCATTATCTTTTACAAACTCAACTTGTTTATTGGTCACAAGCTTCTAGATTTAATACTTGAAATTCttgcaattttttattgaatggcCGAGGATCCGATTATGATATTCACACTTTTTTGGATTGTACCATTTAGGAAATGGTGATTTTATAGGATCTAATGGAGTTAGGGTAATATATTCGATATTGAAGAGACACTGATAAATATCTTTGAGTTGTAAAGGTATATCAATCTTGACAATGAAGTTTTAGCAAAATCCCATAAAATTTTTATGGTGATCCCAACAACTTTTAAAGGAGGAAAATCCCATAAATCCTGACATCTCTTGAAGATCAACCTGAATTATTAACCTAATAGGGGATAAATGTTGAACTTTAAAGACATCAAAAGTATTTAGATGGCTAATAAGATGGTGTCTATAAGCATTTTCATTTATCTTCTACAACACCTCACACCTCAATGAGTAAGCATTACCTATACTAAATTACTAACCTCAAACATCAGTCTCTTACAATGAGTATCAACCAGGGTTTTATACTAGACATTTCTGTTAGTGATTGTCTTTTTGACTTGGTCATGAAAACTATGTAAGTAATCTGCCATACCATTATCTTTGGACACTTAATTATTCAACATGAGGGACATGTATTAACTCCAACACTCTAGAAGTGTTTTGTCTATAGATGATCTCAAATGGACTCACTTGGAAAGTCCAATTTCAAGATCTATTATACGTAAAATCTATTTGCAAAAAAGTCAAATCCCACTATTTTGGCTTATCTCCATCTAAACTTCGCAGTAAGTTACCAAGGCTTTGGTTAAACACCTTTGTCTGCCTATATGCCTAGGGATAATATGCTTTATCAAAGTTTAGTTGAGTTCCTATCTTACttcataaaatttttcaaagttaCTTATAAACTTCACATCTCTATATGAAGTGATAAACTTAGAAATGTCATGTAAACGAATCACCTCATTAAAGTAAAGGTAGGCTTTTCATGTTGTATTCATAGTCTGTCAACAGGCTACAAAATAACCATTTTTAAGAACTTATccacatcaataaaaataaaatccatggcTCATTAGGTACGAGGTAAAcctaacataaaatatatactgACATCCAACCATAGAGCAACAAGAACCAAGTAATGAAGTAGAGAGTCCAACATTTGTTAAGGCTCTCTTAAACCTTTGAGAAACAACACATCTTGTTATAAAATTAGATATATGGCCAAACAACCTAGGCcaataataatttacaaacatCAGGATCAATGTCTTATCCTGCTCAAAGTGTCCCTCAATGCAATTCACAAATGATATGTTCCTGTAAGGAGCAATCTAGGATACAAAGCTGCAAATCATGAAATAGATAACCATTCATAAGTATACAGTTATATCGCTTACCTTCATCCGTCAACTCAACATAAATATGTCTAAATGATGAATTACATGAATACAACTCCTTGAAAGCATCAAACCTTGTCACTTAGGTACACATACTGAGGACATTAACCACTTTGTTTAAGTTGCTCGAGTGGTACCTTAGCAAAAGGTGAACTCTTATAAAAATGACACCCATTTTGCAAGGTGAACTCTTATATGTTTTAAGAGCTCCATGATATGTAATTAGGATAAACTCCTTTTTCACTAGGTAATGCTGCCAATACTTAAGACTTTAAATAATAGTATAAAACTCTAGATCATACATTGAGTAGTTTCTCTGAGCTATATAACTTCTTATTGAATTGGTTGCTTATCTTGGCTAAGAACTCCCTCAATGCCCAACCCAGATGCATTAAGTTTATCTTAAAATCTAAAAGTGCCAAAATAGAAGCTTCAGTCATTCTCTACTTCATTAACTGAAAGCTGGATTTGGCTTCATTTATCCACTTAAAGGTACCCTTTTAGACACTCCATAATATGTACAATAATAGAATTGAAGTTTCAGATGAACCTCccataaaaagatatatatctaTAAAAGCTCTAAACATCATGAATATTCATTGGAGTCGGCCACTCCATAATTGTAGAAATCTTAGATGGATAATCCTAAATCCTTTTAACAAACATAATAAAGCCTAAAAAAGTAGCAGTACTAATGaagaacatatattttttttattcacatatAGTTGTTTATTCTTTAAAGTGTCAAAACAACATGTAGATGCTCTAAATAAGACTCCAGATTAGGGCTATAAACCACAATGAATCTGCCTATGAATGACCTCAATACCTGATACATGAATATCATGAAATGAAGGTATTGGATAGAATAAATGGCATAGCCATCCATTTGTATAACCtttgttgtgttttaaattttttcttccaCTCATCTCCAAGTTTGATTCTTATAGGTAACCACTTTTGAAaccaattttcaaaaataacttaGGACTTGACAACTTATCTAACATGTTATCTAGTTATGGTAttgaaaatctttattttacTATGATCTGGTTAGTAGCTCAATTATCCATACACAAACGTTATAAATCATAGTTTTTTAAGGCTAGGAGAGCTGAGATTGTACATAGACTCATACTTTTCTGAATGTAACCCTTATTTAACAACTCCACATCCTGCCTCTAAAGCTTTTTGACTTTCTTGAGACTAAGTCTATAAGCTAATATGTTGAAAGACTAGAACCTAGAATCAAGTCAATCTAGTGTCGGATATCTAAGGCAATGCATGTGGTAACTTATTTGGCGTCAAATCTGTGTTAAAGAcaacatatttttcatgtttttagttCTCGTCCCCACCTTCTCCTCCATAGGTGCCAACATTATACGTTTCCCCTTAATGTTTAAGGTGTACATATTTTTTCTACTATCATGCATCATGTTGCACCTTGGTAGACATTGCAGGCGGGGGGGCTAAAATGTATATCGTGAAAAATTAGAAGTTGTCACCTAGTAATTAGAAAAAACTAGAGATCCTAAAGATATGTATTAGTTCTAAAGATTCATATAAGGAGTTAGTTATGCTTAAGGGAAGGTGATGTCATCTTACAACACTTTTTCTTGTGAAAGATTATCATTACtatgtgttttaaatttttttattttatgattatttttgtgaaaaatataacattgaTTTTCAGACATGTCAGAAAATGATATcagtttctaaaaataaaagacccGTCAAAGATGTTGATGTTAagttttaaaaagcaattgtcATCAAAATTACTAAAAGTTGGTATAagctatatttaattttaaaatctaaacatCGATCCCTTTAAACGAGACATGTCAAAAATGACACTTATtcctaaaaaaaagagtttttgttGAAGTTGTTATAAATGAGCGTTGAACTCATATAGATGATGCGAGTTGAGTTTTTGATCTAACTATTACCTCAATGGGCTTTAATAGAATTGGACTTTGGCccaattatttttgttagttttatattattattattattattattattattattattattattattattattattacaatgattatttttatgtgttttatttatttattcattatatGAGAATATAACTacaaaaaatattcagatttttacaatttaaaaaactaaaagaatcaATATACATGAGATTTAAAtacacaaataacaaaaatatttattggagATTTGAAATTGACTTTTTTGGGATGGAAAAACACCAAGAATTGCAGGAAAATCAGTCTGGGACCCGTGGAGCGAGTGTGATACACGCGTGACTTATCTGTACAAATTAGCTTGAAGAAGTGTGTTGTTCACGCGCTGTATATAAAGCCCAAACCTCATTTCTTAACGCCAATGGCCATTTATTTCTTCTCTCCCTCTGTTCTTGGTTTTTCCTCCTCctgtaaaacaaaagaaaaaaattacattgatTTTTCTGGGGTTTTCAGTGGGTAATGGGAGAAAGATTAAGGATCTGTTGGTGGCTTGCAAAGAGGAGAAGGGATATGGGTCTGACTTGGGTGTAAGGAGATGGTGGTTTCACGTGATGGCTGGTTCAGCTATGTTGTGTAGCTGCTGGGTTGGTTCGGGTGGAAGAACGGAAGGGAAATTGGGTTGTTTTTCATCAGCTGAAAGGGGTGGTAGATGTGGAAGTCTTGGTGGTTGAGGGTTAAAGTGTTAGTGTAGTTCAAGATGGAGGTACTGCGTTTTGGCCTTGGTGGTGTGGGTGGTTTGTCTAGGAAGTGAAAGAGATTTTCAGCTTCTCATGGCGCTACTGGAGAAGGTGTGGCGAGGGAGAGGTGAATGGTGGCTTATTTAAGCAATGTTTTGGTGGCTAGGATTTTGTATGGGGTTTGAGACTAGTGGTTTTTGGGCAGAGACGAGTTTGGTCTGTGATGGTGAAGATAGGTCGTGGTTCAATGGTTACAGTGGAGGAGAAACAGTTGATTTGGATGGATGCCTCTTCTTTTGGTTAACGGAGGGTGAAAGAATGGGCTTATGGCTCTTAGCTTTAATCTATTGGGTTTTTATCGAGAGGGAAGTCAGTGAAGGTTTTTATTGGAGAGTCTAAGGTTGATTATGGTTTTGGCCATGGCTACTGGTTTTCTTGGTTGTTGTGTGTTGGTCGTGGGGGTTGTTTCGGGTGAATGGGCGAGAGGTTATGTGGAGGATCAGGTGGTTGTTGGCTGGTTCAAAGATGGAGGTTGTGAGGAAGAAGGCAGGGGCCGTTGGTGGAGGTGATAGTGATGGAGAGTTTGTGTTGGTTCCAGTGCTCTGTGGAAGAAGGATAGGCTGCGGGTGTTGGGTCTTCCAGTATTGGAGTTGATGAATGGACAACGGTTTTTGTTGTGGAAATTGGTTTAGTTCTCTGGAATCAGAGGATGGGTTGGATGTTTTGGCGGCGGAGAGGGAGGTTATGGTGAGTGGTGTTGGTTTGGCAATGGAGAGACAGTGGAGGCTATGATGATCATGAGCCCTGCCGTGGGGGACTGGTGGTGAGGAGGATGGGTTTGATTTTCTGGGTTCTTTGGTTTGAATCCGAGAGCCCCCCTTTTAGTCCGTGTAGCTGTGTATTTGTTCCTTTATGGAGAGAAAATGTTGGATTGGTGAGAATGATTTCAGGACTTAATCCAAGGGATTGAAGATTTGGATATGGGCAGGTATTTGGGTTCGACGAGCTAGGATTATGGGATTTTAATTGCTGGAATCCTCAATTTAATTGCTGAAGAATTTGGTTTGGGAGATTGCAATCTCTGGTTTAATTGCTTGGAATTCCAATAAAGAATCTAaaattaattgttggattttggggtttaattggcctaaattaatcaattaaaaacaattggaCTGAATTGAATTAAGTCAGTTTAATTTAAGGGGACCCAATCGGAATAAATTGGACTGAATTGACTTGATTAAAACAAATAGGACTGAAATGAAGTTATGTAAATAGATTTAATTGGTCCTCGAAATATTTATCCCTTCTCATTACAGTCCTTggctttcatattttttttttaattccattcaattaagatatttaattttcaaatgtctttcaatttaaattgtaaattgaattaattaatctttccagttttaatttagtcattagtttttcaaaatcccttatttttttttaaattacatctCTAATTGAAACAATTAAATCTCAGATTTAACAACATGTTGCAAATTCATTCTTAATTCCAAAATTATGCATTTTTTATTAACCTAACTCCCAATTctgattttcttctttaattaagtctttcaatgatttctaatttgattatttatttctaaatcattcttaaattttaaatttcttttaactttagccaaattaaatcaaataaattatttccttCAATTTCCTCTTCAATTCAAATCTTAAGTATAGTCCAAAATTATTGAACCTTATTTTTGCCTATTATCGATTCAATTTCAAacctagatatattttttatttttgtatttttaatttgttttatatatttatgattttcaagatttttttaaaaataaaaaattaaataaaaatgaagaaaataatgaaatgattaaatttaactaaaattactaaaaagatatatttttggatttttttctaatttttcaaaatatatacaagaGTAGGGGGTTAAAATTTGGATTATAACACATCATACTCCTATCAAACTACCTTAGCCTTCCTAATAGAAAATGTCACATATCCATAGACACAACATCACACTAAGtactatcaaaatatttttgtctaatgaaaaataaaacaaggcaGTGTTTGTCAATAATTACCTCAAAGTCTTTATTTAGCCATTCCAGTTTTATACAGCTTAAAATGATTTTcagttatcattttaagttttttcattgCCTATGCAAACAGTATATTCTTGCAACTAATATTGTCTATAATTAAGCCGCAAACCTTTTCTTTAACAATGCTTATAGAATGAAAGATACTATGACACCACCAATTCTTTTCTAAATCATCATTGAGCGTTAAAAAACTCTTTCTAATAACAAGGGTTATATCACAATCTCTATGTAAAATCTCACATTTATTACCCAAGTCATTATCATACTTATGATCACTCACATTTAGAGGCTCATTTATTAGCAAATTCCTACTCAGAAATTTTTCCTAACAGTCATAAGCCCATAACAGTGTATTGCTTCTCTATTATTAAGACCCTCTAATAGACCTCAAAAACTATCCATAGAGACTAGATACATAATACATCCTATATAGACTGTCGTAGACCACTCAGACACCTTAACACTAATTGTTCTTTAGTTTTTGCCAAATCATTTAAAGCTACTAACTAGTAGAAATCATCAATACAATCAATGATAGACTTACCTCCTTGGTTAAGCATGTAAAACCTCTAGTAGAATGTTTAGAAATAtctaaaaagagaaaatgctccttcatctttttcttcatcttgtctcaatcattgatttttgacttttcttgtttttttcacaTCTTTTTCACCTGTTCTCACTAGGCAGATATCAAACCTTTTAGTTTGATTGTGATTAACTTAATTTGTGTTTACTCTAAAACCTTTTTACACTAAAAAACTCTCTTAACTTCATTTAACCAGTCTACGAACTCCTCTGCATGTAAAGTTCCAGAAAACTTAGGGATTTTGATACGAAAACTTGAAATCCCCCTTATATTTGACCTCTTTCATTTCACGAGGTTGTCTCATCTGATCATGCCTTTGGTTTTTAATACTAGCCAAAGGCCCATAGTCACTTTCTTATATCTATTCTTATTGCTCATTCTCTTATAACCTATGAGTCAAATCTTATGATTTGTCTTTACATGTCCTTCATAAAAAGCTCCTGGACATTTCTCTTCTGAATAGAAGCCTCCTCATACTCTTGGCCATGCCCTGCTCTGAAACCTCTTTCTACCATGGTTGTTGGCAGCACATAGCAAACTAATAATTATCCATGAAATTGAAACATACAACAAGCACTATAAAACTTAGGATTGttgagctctgataccaactagCATAAGATAAAGCTAATAGGATATTAATaacacataaaacaaaagaattttaatgAGCAAAAATCACCCCAAAttcacaattttattatttgaaatttaagtATATGGTGACTACCTCTTCAAGGGGTTTATAAGACCTTTAAATAAGCCAAGAAAATCTACCTCTATTAGGAAACAACCTAAATTCTAAAAACATtaaggaaattaaaatataattcaaaataaaaataataaatccaaaaaatcctagaaaaataacaaaattggaCCAAACAACAACTTCTAGATCTAATTCTAGGAGATCCAACATTTTGATAAACGACAAAGTGGCTTCTTATTGGAAAATTACTTATGGAATCACTTGGAAAAATTTGAGTTTAATCCGATGATCGAATCTCCTTTTATCTCAGGTTTAATGTGCTAATTTAGTATGATGCGATTAGACCTTCTTTTAAATCTAGATGTATTCTTACTTATTAGTGTTAGATTTACACTTGAATGCTCAAAACCATCAATCTCTGCAAGCCCAACCAATTAGAACTTAGCAAATTGAATATCTAGGTGTAGGCTAAAAATTTATTCAGCAATGGTGGAAGTTTCCGACCCTTCCTTGTTTATGAagtatttgtttattgtttagtttttatcttttattacaaagaaaacatttttttttgttttttaaacttaaaatctaGGAAGTGCATCTCATGGACAGTAATTGTCTGTTAAATTTTGCATGGAATGCTAACATAGTATCACAataatttggattaaaaaaaatacttatattaggagaaaacatttcttttattttattcatcaaagaaaaagctCACCAAGAGCCGTACATTTCCATAGAATTTAATACACTCAAattattacaaatataaaattatttaataattgttacaatcaacaaaatgaaattattacGATGATTAAACACAAAATCCATTGATCCGAAGAGCATCATATCAACAAGACTTTGTTTGTTGTAGCTCCTCTTTGTTCTTACTGCGATTGCTAAATTTAAAAAGCAGCCACTCAAAAGCACAATAACAGATGAAGAACACGAAATAGAGGTATGGTGAAGCAATTCTTTCAATGATTTGGTTGGCATTCGGCGGAATAATCAATGGAGCAGAAAGCACGGTTTGGACAAGAAAAAGCGCTCCTCCGACGACAAGGGTGACAACGAAGAAGGCAAAACTGTTGCCTACATCAATAGCAACGGCAAAGACGAATGCCAAACACATCAAGTAGATAGCACCACCTGTTAATATTGATGCCAACCAAACTGCATGTGCTGCTACTTTGACATCATATAGTTGAGCCCAACAAAGGATTATCGATGCCATGACCGCGGCATTCAAGGCTACCatgtcaaaataaatataaacattcCTTAGAATGCCTTCATTTTGTGCTGATATGCCCTGGTTTTGGGTActattggtggtggtggtggtgatgttAGAAGGTCCACTTCCAGGCAGGTCTGCACTTCGAGGAAGTTGGAGTACACCAGAAAATGTTACACCAGCGATAAGCACGGCTACAACAAGAAGAGAATCAATCCTGCCCTTGATTTCCTCTTTTGGTAGAGGCCTGCTCTTAATACGGAAATATTCTATTTTGGATTTCTTAGGGCTAGCAAAGAAATGTAAGATCGAGAATGTCATCATCTGGACAACAACAGACAAAAGAGATGAGCcaactatatataaattacttgacaaagaatatatgtattcagaattttcctttttagttAGCTAAGAAGTGTCCACGTTAGTTGAAATTcgaaatattaaattatcataTGTACCTTCGGTAATTTATCTCAAATGTCATACCTAAGCTCATTTGTTTCATATATAGTGGaatctttaaaatcaaatatgctACTAGTTTtctgataaaaagaaaatgaaaaaaggatgatgatattgatgaagaacaagaagaagaagaagaagcagaagcagaaggagaaggagaagacaTACAACTCCATAATAATCTAGTTTTCCCTTCCCTCCACTTTTGTCATCTTGATCAACTTGGTTTCCCTACATTGAAAAACCAAAAGATGTTTTATAGGCATGATTTTAGGAAAAAGAACCTGAAAAATAGAATATGGAACTAGTTATGTCATAAAAGATCgaatgaaagaaaaaggcaCATACCACTCCATGATCTGATTTGTCCTTTGTTAGTGGCTTCTCTCCATTGTTTTCACTCTTATGATCAACTTGGTCGTCCTACAGCAAAAAAACCCACCAAGAATATTTGGAGAAATTAAGATGTTTATGTATATGATTTAAGGGaaacgaaaaaagaaaaagaaactttgaaattttattttgaagaagTACTGTTAAGCTAAAAGCCTACTGATTTGATGAGTATAGCATTCGAATAGTCGCTGCTTTTTCATCTAAGCCAAAGTAGTTTAGTTTTGCAATTATTACTTAACATACCTTCCCGTTCGGAATTGGTTCACCTGAGTATTCTGCTCCCACTATTTTAGATTGCTTCTCTGCAACATCATATGGTGTCAAGTTTTCGCCATTGGCTATGCCTCTGCGTTTCTTAACAATAGGGTTTCGCACAAGAGTAAATGTTGCAATGGATCGGCCATTCTTTGATGCTAAATGCAAAGGTGTATTTCCATCTAGATCCTGCTCATTTATAAGTGGTTCCAGATTCTGATTTCGTAGGATATACTTCACCACTCGATGCCTTCCACTCTCTGCGGCGACATGTAGAATGTTCTGCCTTTTGCTGTTGAGAAATTCTGTTGCATCAGTCCAATTGGAAATGTATGCATCAACTACGTCAACATAGCCTTTTTTGCATGCAACATGGATAGGCATGTTGCCTTCATTGTTTTGCTGGATTGCACCATCACGAAATTTTTCGAACAGGAATTGAGTTTCCCGAACATAACCCATGGATGCTGCACAGTGAAGTGGATTGCCCCCCTTCTCATCTTTCCAGCGCAAAAGGTCTGGCTTTTCTTTCGCTATTTGTTCCAATATtgctgaaattaatttaaaacaaatgaataatcGATCAAATAATGAAAGAAACACTGGCATGTTACAACGGAAAATATATGATGGAGAAacggggggggagggggggggggggaatcaTTTTACTTCTCTTTCCTCCTTGGACAGCGGCGTGCACAGGAGACTTTCCTTCTAGCTTGTCAAGTAAATCAACATCATCTGGTATAGCATCCATAAGAATAGTGAGCATCTTC
This genomic interval from Populus nigra chromosome 11, ddPopNigr1.1, whole genome shotgun sequence contains the following:
- the LOC133668055 gene encoding protein ACCELERATED CELL DEATH 6-like isoform X2, which codes for MELSINICGQASNQRDENFRKWKSESFPSQIPRDDDPKKLMDKELYKYAAEDKFDELFGERRRVSSAELSSIIYTQVSPSGNSLLHVSARHGSKDVTELLLQHFPLLMTRKNFHKDTALHLAAGAGQLRTITVLINKAKGHGEASDFSSFLEMKNDRGNTALHDAVINGHHEVARFLVSESSKLLYTENNEHDVDLLDKLEGKSPVHAAVQGGKRTILEQIAKEKPDLLRWKDEKGGNPLHCAASMGYVRETQFLFEKFRDGAIQQNNEGNMPIHVACKKGYVDVVDAYISNWTDATEFLNSKRQNILHVAAESGRHRVVKYILRNQNLEPLINEQDLDGNTPLHLASKNGRSIATFTLVRNPIVKKRRGIANGENLTPYDVAEKQSKIVGAEYSGEPIPNGKDDQVDHKSENNGEKPLTKDKSDHGVGNQVDQDDKSGGKGKLDYYGVMMTFSILHFFASPKKSKIEYFRIKSRPLPKEEIKGRIDSLLVVAVLIAGVTFSGVLQLPRSADLPGSGPSNITTTTTNSTQNQGISAQNEGILRNVYIYFDMVALNAAVMASIILCWAQLYDVKVAAHAVWLASILTGGAIYLMCLAFVFAVAIDVGNSFAFFVVTLVVGGALFLVQTVLSAPLIIPPNANQIIERIASPYLYFVFFICYCAFEWLLFKFSNRSKNKEELQQTKSC
- the LOC133668055 gene encoding protein ACCELERATED CELL DEATH 6-like isoform X1, coding for MELSINICGQASNQRDENFRKWKSESFPSQIPRDDDPKKLMDKELYKYAAEDKFDELFGERRRVSSAELSSIIYTQVSPSGNSLLHVSARHGSKDVTELLLQHFPLLMTRKNFHKDTALHLAAGAGQLRTITVLINKAKGHGEASDFSSFLEMKNDRGNTALHDAVINGHHEVARFLVSESSKLLYTENNERKSPLYLAVENSIDKRCDEKMLTILMDAIPDDVDLLDKLEGKSPVHAAVQGGKRTILEQIAKEKPDLLRWKDEKGGNPLHCAASMGYVRETQFLFEKFRDGAIQQNNEGNMPIHVACKKGYVDVVDAYISNWTDATEFLNSKRQNILHVAAESGRHRVVKYILRNQNLEPLINEQDLDGNTPLHLASKNGRSIATFTLVRNPIVKKRRGIANGENLTPYDVAEKQSKIVGAEYSGEPIPNGKDDQVDHKSENNGEKPLTKDKSDHGVGNQVDQDDKSGGKGKLDYYGVMMTFSILHFFASPKKSKIEYFRIKSRPLPKEEIKGRIDSLLVVAVLIAGVTFSGVLQLPRSADLPGSGPSNITTTTTNSTQNQGISAQNEGILRNVYIYFDMVALNAAVMASIILCWAQLYDVKVAAHAVWLASILTGGAIYLMCLAFVFAVAIDVGNSFAFFVVTLVVGGALFLVQTVLSAPLIIPPNANQIIERIASPYLYFVFFICYCAFEWLLFKFSNRSKNKEELQQTKSC